CATCGGTACCCAAGCAAACGGGAACCAGCCGCAGGGCCCCACTTCGGTCAAATCTGATCGGGTGCGGGCCCTGCGGCGGCTCTCGCAACGATCTTTTCGTCAGCAGGTCAAGAAGTTTCTCGCCGAAGGCCCGCAGGCGGTTCGCGAGGCAGTTCGACATCGACCCGATGTCGTGGTGGAGATCTACCTAGCTGAAGATGCCGCGGACGCTTCTCGAGCAATCGCCAACGAGGCGCGAACTGCGGGGTTGCCGGTCATCGAAGTGCCGGAAGCTGTGTTGTTGGCTCTGACCGAAACTGTGCACCCGCAAGGTATTGCCGCGGTGTGTTCATATCTCGACAGTGAACCCACTGAGCTGCTGGCGAAAGCGAAACTCGTCGTCCTCCTCGACCGGGTGCGCGACCCTGGTAACGCCGGAACCATCCTGCGAACCGCAGATGCCGCTGGTGCTGATGCGGTGTTGTTGTC
This genomic window from Actinomycetes bacterium contains:
- a CDS encoding RNA methyltransferase, yielding MGTQANGNQPQGPTSVKSDRVRALRRLSQRSFRQQVKKFLAEGPQAVREAVRHRPDVVVEIYLAEDAADASRAIANEARTAGLPVIEVPEAVLLALTETVHPQGIAAVCSYLDSEPTELLAKAKLVVLLDRVRDPGNAGTILRTADAAGADAVLLSSESVDLYNGKCVRSSAGSLFHVPVATGVAAAATLASARTHDLQVLAADVAGELSLPEADDVLAGPTLWVFGNEAHGLAAELATAVDHRVSIPIVGAAESLNLSAAAAVCLYASAFARSS